One Myxococcus stipitatus genomic window, GGCCCGAAGCGAGCCCAAGTCCCTCCAAAGCCTCCTTCCCCGTGTCCTCGTCAGGCTGGCCGGTGAATCGGGGCGTGGCCACGCCCTCGCACCTGTCTGGGAAGCCGTGGTGGGCCCCCACATCGCCCGCCATGCGACGCCACGTGCCCTGGAGGGCGGGACGCTGGTCGTGGCGGTGCTCGGCGAGGAGTGGGCCCGGACGCTGGAGGCCGAGTCGGCCTCGCTGTGCGCCCGACTCAACGAGCAGCTGGGGGCCGGCACGGTGAGGGCCCTGGCCTTCCGGCTGGAGGGGCGATGATCCTCGCGCTCGCGCTCGCCGCGCTCCTGGCGGGGGCGCCTCCCGCCGCGCAGCCCGCGCGTCCCCCGGCGCCCCCTCCGAAGCCCGTGGTCCTGACGCCGTCGGAGGCCATGGAGCACAAGGCCGCCGAGCACGTGGTGCGCGAATTCGAGCGCGTCGGCCGCAGGGCGCCGACGAAGGACGGGCCGTTGGACGCGGCGGCGCGGAGGCTGGCCCGGGAGGCCCTCGCCGGCACCATCACCGGAGCGCCGGACCTGTTCACGCTCACGGAGGCCATCAGCGACGCGGAGGCCGCGGACCCCGCGCCCCGGGCGCTCGTCATCCGCGCCTGGGCCCACGCGCACGCGCTGGAGTCGCTCCAGGCGCGCACCGACCTCAACACGGAGCGCGCCTCCCACTTCGGCGTGGGCGTGGCCCTCCAGGACAAGCGCGCGGCGCTGGTGCTGCTGCTGTCGGACCGCAAGGCGGAGCTGAGGCCGTTCCCGCGCGTCATGCCGGGGGAGCGCGCCGTCCAGACGCTCTGCGGCACCCTGTCGCCGCCGCTGGGTCGCCCGGAGATCTACGTCACCCGCCCGGATGGCGAGGTCGTCAGCGTGCCGCTCACCCGCCGGGGCACTGCGGGCGCGGACTTCTGCTCGCGGCTCGACTTCATGGGGGCCGGGACGTACACCGTGGAGGTGGTGGCGCACGGCGACGCGGGGCCGGAGGTCACCTCGCTGTTCCTCACCCAGATTGGCGAGGTCCGCCGGCGCGGCGAACGCGAGAGCAGCATCGAACCCACCACGCTCGAGGACGCGCGCCAGCTGCTCTACGAGCGCATCAATGCCTTGCGGCGCGCGCACGGCCTGGCGGAGCTGACCCCCGACCCCGTCCTGGAGCGGGTGGCCCTGGCCTACAGCCAGCGGATGTCGACGGAGGGCTTCTTCGCGCATGTCGCGCCGGATGGCTCCACGCTGACGCGCCGGCTCCCCCCCGGCACGCGCTACGGGCGGGCTGGCGAGAACCTGGGACAGGCCGCGGGGCCGCTGGCCGCGCACTTCGGCATCGAGCACAGCCCCGGCCACCGCCGCAACCTGCTGGACCCGGGCTTCCGGTTCGTGGGGCTCGGCGTGACGTTCCAGCAGGTGGGCGGACGCAACGAGGCCATCGTCACCGAGGTCTTCACCGCGTCCTCGCCCGCGGCGGCGGACCCGGAGAACCCCCGACAGGACGCCTACGACTCACTGGCCCGCTGGCGCACGGCGAAGAAGCTGCCGCCCCTGGCGCGCAGCGCGGCCCTCGAGGCGCTCGCCCAGGCCCACGCGCGACGGGCGCTGGAGCTGGACCAGCCCGCGGCCCAGCCGGGCGAATCTCCCCTGCACGAGCGGGTGTTCCAGGTGCTGCCCGACGCGGGCACGGCCGCGGTGGACTTCTTCGTGGTGTCGGATCCGTCGACCCTGCCCGAGTCCCGCAGCGTCACCGACGCCACCAACAACCGCGTGGGCGTGGGCGTGGTGCGGGGCGACTCGAGGCGATTCGGCGCGAAGCAGTACTGGGTGGCGGTCATCTACGCCGCCGTGCACTGACGGACGCGGCGCCCATGTGGGGTGCCCCTCTCCACGACGGGGCCTCCCCGCACACGGTGGAGCGCTGCGAACTCAGACCGGACGACGCTGCGTGGCGTAGGCCTCCAGCCCCATCTGGGGAGGCGCCACATGCTGGTACATCGGGCACTTCATGCACGTGAAGGACTGCCAACCGCGCCGGACGGCTTCATCCAGACAGTTGTCATACTGGTGGCAGTTCAGATTGCGGTGCGTCTCGACGCCGGCACGCTTGGGCCCGGCCTCGGGATTGATGGTTTGCGGCAGATCGGCTGGACACGGCTTCATGGAGCCCTCCCTCTGTGCTGTTTCCCCCCCGAGCGCTGGAACAAGCAGTGTTTCCGGACGACAAAGCCCGCCTGGAAGACAGCGGACCGGAGTAGCGCGAAACGGCCGCGCAAAGTAGTGATGCACCCCCGGTGACGCAACGGGTCGCCTGCTTCGACCCAAGAGCACGTAATCGCCTGAACGCGTTCAGCGAATGCGACGGGTGACGAACACTTCGGACCGGCCCGATGGCGCGCGGATTTAGGACTTGTCGGGCCGGCTGTCAAACCACCCCCTCTCCCGCGAGGGGAATGCCACACTCGCGCATCCCGTTGGCAAGCCGCAAAGCCGCGTCGTGAAAGGAAGAAACACATGAGCTGGACGGGGTGGGTCGCGGGGTGGCTGGTAGGGGTGTCTCTCGGACAATCCCCGACAACCCTGGAGGCCGTGCGACTCCACAAGCCGGAGGCGACCCTGCTGGCGCGGCAGGAGCTGGAGGCCTGCGTGGCGCGCGGGTGCCCGGACGCGGGGAGGCTCGCCCTGCTGGCGGGCACGCTG contains:
- a CDS encoding CAP domain-containing protein, whose translation is MILALALAALLAGAPPAAQPARPPAPPPKPVVLTPSEAMEHKAAEHVVREFERVGRRAPTKDGPLDAAARRLAREALAGTITGAPDLFTLTEAISDAEAADPAPRALVIRAWAHAHALESLQARTDLNTERASHFGVGVALQDKRAALVLLLSDRKAELRPFPRVMPGERAVQTLCGTLSPPLGRPEIYVTRPDGEVVSVPLTRRGTAGADFCSRLDFMGAGTYTVEVVAHGDAGPEVTSLFLTQIGEVRRRGERESSIEPTTLEDARQLLYERINALRRAHGLAELTPDPVLERVALAYSQRMSTEGFFAHVAPDGSTLTRRLPPGTRYGRAGENLGQAAGPLAAHFGIEHSPGHRRNLLDPGFRFVGLGVTFQQVGGRNEAIVTEVFTASSPAAADPENPRQDAYDSLARWRTAKKLPPLARSAALEALAQAHARRALELDQPAAQPGESPLHERVFQVLPDAGTAAVDFFVVSDPSTLPESRSVTDATNNRVGVGVVRGDSRRFGAKQYWVAVIYAAVH
- a CDS encoding DciA family protein — encoded protein: MARSEPKSLQSLLPRVLVRLAGESGRGHALAPVWEAVVGPHIARHATPRALEGGTLVVAVLGEEWARTLEAESASLCARLNEQLGAGTVRALAFRLEGR